A DNA window from Rossellomorea marisflavi contains the following coding sequences:
- a CDS encoding EscU/YscU/HrcU family type III secretion system export apparatus switch protein, whose protein sequence is MSREQKRKAAVALGYDRTQDGSPRVIAKGKGLIAEEILKRAEEHDIPVQEDETLVDLLGQLDVKESIPEELYGAVAEVFAFIYRVDKSFSGGK, encoded by the coding sequence ATGAGCAGGGAACAAAAGCGCAAAGCGGCAGTAGCGCTTGGGTATGACCGTACTCAGGACGGCTCTCCCCGTGTCATCGCCAAGGGGAAGGGGCTGATTGCCGAAGAGATTCTCAAAAGGGCTGAAGAGCATGACATCCCTGTCCAGGAGGATGAAACCCTCGTGGATCTCCTGGGGCAGCTTGACGTCAAGGAGTCGATCCCCGAAGAACTATACGGGGCGGTTGCCGAAGTGTTCGCTTTCATTTATCGCGTGGATAAATCATTCAGCGGAGGCAAGTAA
- the sucC gene encoding ADP-forming succinate--CoA ligase subunit beta: protein MNIHEYQGKEILRNNGVSVPNGKVAFTADEAVEAAKTLESSVYVVKAQIHAGGRGKAGGVKIAKSLDDVRTYADELLGKTLVTHQTGPEGKEVKRLLIEEGCDIKKEYYVGLVLDRATSQVVLMASEEGGTEIEEVAEQTPEKIFKEYIDPVVGLTGFQARRIAFNINIPKELVGKAAKFMLGLYQVYLQKDASIVEINPLVVTGDGNVMALDAKFNFDSNALYRQKDVLALRDLEEEDAKEIEASKYDLSYISLDGNIGCMVNGAGLAMATMDIVKHYGGDPANFLDVGGGATAEKVTEAFKIILSDENVKGIFVNIFGGIMKCDVIATGVVEAAKQIGLDVPLVVRLEGTNVDLGKEILNQSGLNIIAAESMADGAQKIVEQVG from the coding sequence ATGAATATCCATGAATATCAAGGTAAAGAAATCCTCAGAAATAACGGGGTATCCGTACCAAACGGTAAAGTGGCCTTCACTGCCGATGAAGCGGTTGAAGCTGCAAAGACACTCGAATCAAGTGTGTATGTAGTAAAAGCTCAGATCCATGCGGGCGGCCGCGGAAAAGCGGGCGGAGTCAAAATCGCGAAAAGCTTGGATGATGTTCGTACATATGCCGATGAACTTCTAGGAAAAACATTGGTGACACACCAAACGGGTCCTGAAGGGAAGGAAGTAAAGCGCTTACTTATCGAAGAAGGCTGCGACATCAAAAAAGAATATTATGTCGGTCTTGTTCTTGATCGTGCAACTTCACAAGTGGTGCTCATGGCATCTGAAGAAGGCGGTACTGAGATCGAAGAAGTAGCGGAACAAACACCTGAAAAAATCTTCAAAGAGTATATCGATCCTGTAGTGGGTCTTACTGGATTCCAGGCAAGACGCATTGCATTCAACATCAACATCCCGAAGGAATTGGTCGGTAAAGCAGCCAAGTTCATGCTCGGGCTTTATCAGGTATACCTGCAAAAAGACGCTTCCATTGTGGAGATCAACCCTTTAGTTGTCACGGGTGACGGCAATGTCATGGCGCTTGATGCAAAATTCAACTTTGATTCCAATGCTCTTTATCGTCAAAAAGACGTCCTTGCCCTGCGTGACCTGGAAGAGGAAGATGCAAAAGAAATCGAAGCATCAAAATATGATCTAAGCTATATCTCCCTTGACGGAAATATCGGCTGCATGGTCAATGGAGCTGGCCTTGCCATGGCCACGATGGATATCGTGAAGCACTATGGTGGAGATCCCGCCAACTTCCTTGATGTTGGGGGCGGCGCAACGGCTGAGAAAGTAACGGAAGCCTTCAAAATCATCCTTTCCGATGAAAACGTAAAAGGGATCTTCGTCAATATCTTCGGTGGAATCATGAAGTGTGACGTCATCGCAACGGGTGTCGTGGAAGCGGCGAAACAGATCGGCCTGGACGTTCCTCTTGTCGTGCGTCTTGAAGGTACGAACGTAGACCTGGGTAAAGAAATCCTGAATCAATCAGGCTTGAATATCATTGCAGCCGAATCAATGGCTGACGGCGCACAAAAAATCGTTGAGCAAGTAGGCTGA
- the sucD gene encoding succinate--CoA ligase subunit alpha has product MSVFINKDTKVIVQGITGSTALFHTKQMLEYGTQIVAGVTPGKGGTEVEGVPVFNTVEEAKKATNANASVIYVPAPFAADAILEAVDAELDLAICITEHIPVLDMVKVKRYMEGKKTRLVGPNCPGVITPDECKIGIMPGYIHTKGHVGVVSRSGTLTYEAVHQLSQAGIGQTTAVGIGGDPVNGTDFIDVLKAFNEDEETYAVIMIGEIGGTAEEEAAEWVKANMTKPVVGFIGGRTAPPGKRMGHAGAIISGGKGTADEKIRVMNECGIEVAPTPSDMGETLISVLKDKGIYDKCKTH; this is encoded by the coding sequence ATGAGCGTATTTATTAATAAAGATACAAAAGTCATCGTACAGGGAATCACCGGTTCAACAGCGCTTTTCCACACGAAGCAAATGCTTGAGTACGGTACTCAGATCGTAGCTGGTGTGACTCCTGGTAAAGGCGGAACAGAAGTCGAAGGCGTACCTGTATTCAATACAGTCGAAGAAGCGAAAAAGGCAACCAATGCCAATGCTTCTGTCATTTATGTGCCTGCTCCGTTCGCGGCAGATGCGATCCTCGAAGCGGTTGATGCTGAACTGGATCTTGCCATCTGTATCACAGAGCATATCCCGGTACTGGATATGGTGAAGGTGAAACGCTATATGGAAGGCAAGAAGACCCGCCTGGTCGGTCCTAACTGTCCTGGTGTCATCACACCGGATGAATGTAAGATCGGGATCATGCCTGGTTATATCCATACAAAAGGTCACGTGGGCGTGGTTTCCCGCTCCGGTACATTGACGTATGAGGCGGTTCATCAGCTTTCACAAGCCGGCATCGGTCAAACGACGGCAGTCGGAATCGGCGGAGACCCGGTCAATGGAACGGACTTCATCGATGTGTTGAAAGCCTTCAACGAAGATGAAGAAACGTATGCTGTCATCATGATCGGTGAAATTGGTGGAACAGCAGAAGAAGAAGCGGCTGAGTGGGTCAAAGCGAATATGACCAAACCGGTTGTCGGATTCATCGGTGGACGCACTGCGCCTCCAGGAAAGCGTATGGGACATGCAGGGGCAATCATTTCAGGTGGGAAAGGGACGGCAGACGAAAAGATCCGCGTCATGAATGAGTGCGGAATCGAAGTGGCGCCGACTCCATCCGACATGGGAGAAACCCTCATATCCGTCCTGAAGGACAAAGGCATTTACGATAAATGTAAAACTCATTAA
- the dprA gene encoding DNA-processing protein DprA, which produces MEWLTIHDEEYPDLLKEVYDPPLLLFCKGRTELLHTPMKLAIIGARKCTPYTGKVLTRLIPSLSQHCVTVISGLARGADTIAHETTIRSGGKTIGVIAGGFDHIYPKENAALASHMMDHHLMISEYPPDTRPEKWQFPLRNRIISGLSHAVLVTEAQRKSGTYSTADYALNEGRDVFCIPGPLFAPMSEGTNSLIQEGARMVISAEDILQELSQS; this is translated from the coding sequence ATTGAATGGTTGACCATCCATGATGAAGAATACCCTGACCTGCTAAAGGAAGTCTATGATCCACCCCTGCTCCTGTTCTGCAAGGGGAGGACCGAACTGCTACACACCCCTATGAAACTAGCTATCATCGGGGCAAGAAAGTGCACCCCCTACACTGGAAAGGTCCTCACCCGGCTCATCCCATCCCTCTCCCAACACTGCGTAACGGTCATATCGGGGCTTGCCCGGGGTGCTGATACGATTGCCCATGAAACCACTATCCGCAGCGGTGGAAAAACCATCGGTGTCATTGCAGGGGGCTTCGACCATATTTATCCGAAGGAAAACGCGGCCCTTGCCAGCCACATGATGGACCACCATCTTATGATCAGTGAATATCCTCCCGATACAAGACCGGAAAAGTGGCAGTTCCCACTGCGGAACCGGATCATCAGCGGCTTGAGTCATGCCGTACTGGTGACGGAGGCACAGCGGAAAAGCGGTACGTATAGTACGGCAGATTATGCACTGAACGAGGGGAGAGATGTGTTCTGCATCCCTGGTCCGCTATTCGCACCCATGTCCGAAGGGACGAACAGCCTCATTCAGGAGGGGGCCAGAATGGTGATTTCAGCAGAGGATATCCTTCAGGAATTATCGCAGTCCTAG
- the topA gene encoding type I DNA topoisomerase translates to MADYLVIVESPAKAKTIERYLGKKYKVRASMGHIRDLPKSQMGVDVEHEFEPKYITIRGKGPVLKELKTAAKKVKKIYLAADPDREGEAIAWHLAHSLDIDVASDCRVVFNEITKDAIKESFKHPRAINMDLVDAQQARRILDRLVGYNISPLLWKKVKKGLSAGRVQSVAVRLIIDRENEIKEFTPEEYWSIDAQFKKGKDSFSAAFYGIDGKKVELKNEDEVKEVLSQMKGKSFSVDKVTKKERKRNPAPPFTTSSLQQEAARKLNFRAKKTMMLAQQLYEGIEMGGKEGTVGFITYMRTDSTRISEVAQKEAGEYIVGKYGEEFLKTSPRKEKKQQKAQDAHEAIRPTSTLRDPSSVKEFLSRDQHRLYKLIWERFVSSEMAPAVMDTMSVDLVNGGVFFRATGSKVKFPGFMKVYVEGSDDQKEEKDNILPALKEGDKVTSEAIDPNQHFTQPPPRYTEARLVKTLEELGIGRPSTYAPTLDTIQRRGYVSLDNKRFIPTELGEIVLELVREFFPDIIDVEFTANMEKSLDDIEEGNEKWEKIIEHFYKDFEKHLEIAENEMEKVEIRDEPAGEDCEECGHPMVFKMGRYGKFMACSNFPDCRNTKPIVKEIGVKCPKCEKGNIIERKSKKKRIFYGCDQYPECDFLSWDKPIERKCPKCSEMLVEKKLKKGNQIQCVNCDYKEEEQK, encoded by the coding sequence ATGGCAGATTATCTGGTAATCGTAGAATCGCCAGCAAAGGCAAAAACAATCGAGCGTTACTTAGGAAAAAAATATAAAGTGCGTGCATCCATGGGGCATATCAGGGATTTACCGAAGTCCCAGATGGGTGTCGACGTTGAACACGAATTCGAACCGAAATATATCACCATCCGCGGGAAAGGCCCCGTCTTGAAAGAATTGAAAACCGCTGCGAAAAAAGTGAAGAAAATCTATCTCGCAGCTGACCCCGATAGGGAAGGGGAAGCCATAGCATGGCACCTCGCCCATAGTCTGGACATTGATGTCGCATCGGATTGCCGTGTTGTATTCAATGAAATCACGAAGGATGCCATCAAGGAGTCATTCAAGCACCCGAGGGCCATCAATATGGATCTTGTCGATGCACAGCAGGCAAGAAGGATCCTCGACCGCCTAGTCGGTTACAATATCAGCCCGCTTTTATGGAAAAAAGTGAAGAAGGGGCTGAGCGCTGGACGGGTCCAGTCGGTTGCAGTCCGATTGATCATCGACAGGGAAAATGAAATCAAAGAGTTCACACCTGAAGAATATTGGTCCATCGATGCTCAGTTCAAAAAAGGGAAAGACAGCTTTTCGGCAGCATTCTACGGGATCGATGGCAAAAAAGTGGAACTGAAGAATGAAGATGAAGTGAAAGAAGTCCTTTCACAGATGAAAGGAAAGTCATTCTCTGTTGACAAGGTAACCAAAAAGGAACGGAAGCGCAATCCAGCACCTCCATTCACCACTTCCTCCCTTCAGCAGGAAGCGGCCCGTAAGCTCAACTTCAGGGCGAAAAAGACCATGATGCTCGCCCAGCAGCTCTATGAAGGAATCGAGATGGGCGGCAAGGAAGGGACCGTCGGTTTCATCACCTATATGAGAACCGATTCGACCAGGATTTCCGAAGTCGCTCAAAAAGAAGCCGGTGAGTACATCGTCGGAAAATACGGGGAGGAGTTCCTCAAAACCAGTCCCCGTAAGGAAAAGAAACAACAGAAAGCCCAAGACGCCCATGAAGCCATCCGGCCTACCAGCACCCTGAGGGATCCGTCTTCGGTGAAGGAATTCCTGTCACGGGATCAGCACCGGCTCTATAAGCTGATCTGGGAACGGTTCGTATCTAGTGAAATGGCACCAGCCGTCATGGATACGATGAGTGTGGACCTGGTCAATGGAGGAGTATTCTTCCGGGCGACGGGCTCAAAAGTGAAATTCCCTGGATTCATGAAGGTCTACGTAGAAGGATCGGATGACCAGAAGGAAGAGAAGGACAATATCCTTCCCGCCCTCAAAGAAGGGGATAAAGTCACCTCCGAAGCCATCGACCCGAATCAGCATTTCACCCAGCCGCCTCCAAGATACACCGAGGCCAGACTCGTCAAGACCCTTGAAGAGTTGGGGATCGGTCGTCCGTCCACATATGCACCGACATTGGATACCATCCAGAGAAGGGGATATGTATCCCTTGATAACAAGCGGTTTATCCCTACCGAACTCGGGGAGATCGTCCTCGAGCTTGTACGGGAATTCTTCCCCGATATCATCGACGTGGAATTTACCGCCAATATGGAAAAAAGCCTGGATGATATCGAAGAGGGCAATGAAAAATGGGAAAAAATCATCGAGCATTTCTATAAAGATTTCGAGAAGCATCTGGAAATCGCCGAGAATGAAATGGAAAAAGTCGAGATCCGGGATGAGCCGGCCGGTGAAGACTGTGAAGAATGCGGCCATCCGATGGTATTCAAAATGGGACGCTACGGAAAATTCATGGCGTGCAGCAACTTCCCTGACTGTCGCAACACGAAGCCGATCGTCAAGGAAATCGGCGTGAAATGTCCGAAGTGCGAAAAAGGGAATATCATTGAGAGGAAGAGCAAGAAGAAGCGAATCTTCTACGGATGTGATCAATATCCGGAATGCGACTTCCTTTCCTGGGATAAGCCGATTGAACGGAAATGTCCGAAATGTTCCGAAATGCTCGTGGAGAAGAAGCTCAAAAAAGGAAATCAGATCCAATGTGTCAACTGCGATTATAAGGAAGAAGAACAAAAGTAA
- the xerC gene encoding tyrosine recombinase XerC, which produces MNEERSLQSFIDYLKIEKHYSSYTFEHYRHDIEEFYVFMKEQGLGSLKDVEYSDARLFLTKLHDQGLKRASVARKVSSIRSFYRFLNREARVLENPFSYVNLPKREQRLPKFFYEEEIQALLDACGDSTPLEIRNRALFELLYATGMRVSECSGLTLDDLDFSLSILLVRGKGGKERYVPFGSFAHDALEEYINRSRTSLANHASEKHLFLNHRGGPLTQRGIRLILTKLIDKASLTRKIHPHMLRHTFATHLLNNGADLRAVQDLLGHASLSSTQVYTHVSKDQLRKSYLAHHPRA; this is translated from the coding sequence ATGAATGAAGAACGTTCACTACAATCCTTTATCGATTATCTGAAAATAGAGAAGCATTATTCTTCTTATACATTTGAACATTATCGTCATGATATTGAAGAGTTTTACGTATTTATGAAAGAACAGGGTTTAGGTTCTTTGAAAGATGTCGAGTATTCTGATGCAAGGCTGTTTTTGACCAAACTCCATGATCAAGGTTTGAAAAGAGCTTCTGTCGCGAGGAAAGTATCGAGCATAAGAAGCTTTTATCGTTTCCTGAACAGGGAAGCCCGTGTCCTTGAGAACCCTTTTTCTTATGTGAATCTTCCGAAGCGGGAGCAGAGGCTGCCGAAGTTTTTTTATGAAGAAGAAATACAAGCACTCCTTGATGCCTGTGGGGATTCCACTCCCCTCGAGATCAGGAACAGGGCACTATTCGAGCTGCTGTACGCAACCGGCATGAGGGTAAGTGAATGCTCGGGTCTTACGTTGGATGATCTGGATTTCTCCCTATCGATCCTGCTGGTCCGGGGAAAAGGTGGCAAGGAGAGGTACGTACCGTTCGGGAGTTTTGCCCATGATGCACTGGAGGAATACATAAACCGATCGAGGACGTCTTTGGCCAATCATGCGTCAGAGAAACACCTCTTCCTGAATCATCGGGGAGGTCCGTTGACGCAAAGGGGGATCAGGCTGATCCTGACCAAGCTGATCGACAAAGCCTCCCTGACCAGAAAGATTCACCCTCATATGCTCAGGCACACATTCGCCACGCATCTATTGAATAACGGGGCGGACCTGAGGGCCGTGCAGGATCTCCTTGGGCACGCCTCTCTTTCTTCCACCCAGGTGTATACGCATGTATCGAAAGACCAATTGAGGAAGTCATACCTCGCGCATCATCCACGTGCATAA
- the hslV gene encoding ATP-dependent protease subunit HslV yields MEQFHATTIFAVQHNGQCAMSGDGQVTFGNSVVMKHTARKVRKLFNGKVLAGFAGSVADAFTLSEMFEGKLQEFNGNLPRAAVELAKQWRSDKILRKLEAMLIVMDQDHLLLISGTGEVIEPDDGILAIGSGGNYALSAGRALKQYAGEHLTAKEIARSSLNIAAEICVYTNSQIIVEEL; encoded by the coding sequence ATGGAACAATTTCATGCAACAACGATATTCGCCGTTCAACATAACGGTCAGTGTGCCATGAGCGGTGACGGTCAGGTGACATTCGGTAATTCGGTCGTCATGAAACATACGGCCAGGAAAGTAAGGAAGCTTTTCAATGGCAAGGTTCTTGCAGGATTCGCCGGATCGGTTGCCGATGCCTTCACACTTTCCGAAATGTTTGAAGGGAAGCTCCAGGAATTCAACGGGAATCTACCGAGGGCTGCCGTCGAGCTTGCGAAGCAATGGAGAAGCGACAAAATCCTGAGAAAGCTTGAAGCCATGCTTATCGTGATGGACCAGGACCACCTTTTGTTGATTTCGGGTACCGGGGAAGTCATCGAACCGGATGACGGAATCCTTGCTATCGGCTCAGGGGGCAATTATGCCCTTTCTGCGGGACGCGCATTGAAGCAATATGCCGGTGAGCACCTGACGGCAAAGGAAATTGCCCGGTCATCCCTGAATATTGCAGCTGAAATTTGCGTTTATACGAATAGTCAAATCATTGTTGAAGAGCTTTGA
- the hslU gene encoding HslU--HslV peptidase ATPase subunit, with protein MKNSEHLTPRQIVERLDQFIIGQKDAKRAVAVALRNRYRRSLLSDELRDEVIPKNILMMGPTGVGKTEIARRIAKLVRAPFVKVEATKFTEVGYVGRDVESMVRDLVETSVRLVKEEKMAGVQEAARKNADQRLVELVVPSKKKSSSYKNPFEMIFGGNQTQSSDDDQDKQEEMSLQEKRKVIEEKLRNGELEEEFVTIEVEEQQASMFDMLQGSGMEQMGMNMQDALSNLVPKKKKKRKLKVKEARAVLTSEEAQKLIDMDEVTQDAVLRAEQSGIIFIDEIDKIASKSSGQSSADVSREGVQRDILPIVEGSTIVTKYGSVKTDHVLFIAAGAFHMSKPSDLIPELQGRFPIRVELQKLSTDDFVKILVEPDNAIIKQYIALLETEGIQIEFSDDAIRRLAEIAYDVNQETDNIGARRLHTIMEKLLEDLSFEAPDISMGTVSITPGYVDEKLKAIAKDKDLSQFIL; from the coding sequence ATGAAGAATTCGGAACATTTAACGCCGAGGCAGATCGTTGAGCGTCTCGATCAATTCATCATCGGTCAAAAGGATGCCAAGAGGGCTGTAGCAGTCGCTCTTCGCAACAGATACCGGAGAAGTCTTCTCTCAGATGAGTTGCGGGACGAAGTGATCCCGAAGAATATCCTGATGATGGGTCCTACGGGAGTCGGGAAAACCGAGATAGCCAGAAGGATCGCGAAGCTGGTGCGTGCACCGTTTGTTAAGGTGGAAGCAACGAAATTCACTGAAGTTGGTTATGTAGGACGAGATGTCGAATCGATGGTCAGGGACCTGGTGGAAACATCGGTGCGTCTTGTGAAGGAAGAGAAGATGGCGGGTGTGCAAGAGGCCGCTAGAAAAAATGCCGATCAGCGTCTCGTCGAACTGGTCGTTCCTTCAAAGAAAAAGTCCTCATCCTATAAAAACCCTTTCGAAATGATCTTCGGAGGGAATCAAACCCAATCTTCTGATGATGATCAGGATAAGCAGGAAGAAATGTCCCTCCAGGAAAAAAGGAAGGTCATTGAGGAAAAGCTTCGCAACGGTGAACTGGAAGAAGAGTTCGTTACCATCGAGGTGGAAGAGCAGCAGGCATCGATGTTCGATATGCTGCAAGGGTCCGGAATGGAACAGATGGGGATGAATATGCAGGATGCCTTGAGCAATCTTGTACCTAAAAAGAAAAAGAAGAGGAAGCTCAAGGTGAAGGAAGCCCGTGCCGTCCTGACGAGTGAAGAGGCCCAAAAGCTGATCGACATGGATGAAGTGACGCAGGATGCCGTCCTCAGGGCAGAGCAGTCCGGGATCATTTTCATCGATGAGATCGACAAGATCGCGAGCAAGAGTTCCGGTCAGTCGTCAGCCGATGTGTCGAGGGAGGGTGTACAGCGTGATATCCTGCCGATCGTCGAGGGTTCCACAATCGTAACCAAGTATGGTTCCGTGAAAACGGATCACGTCCTGTTCATCGCAGCCGGTGCTTTCCATATGAGCAAACCGTCTGACCTCATTCCGGAACTTCAGGGGCGTTTCCCGATCAGAGTCGAGCTTCAGAAGCTGTCCACGGATGACTTCGTGAAGATTCTGGTTGAACCTGATAATGCGATCATCAAGCAATATATTGCGTTACTGGAAACAGAAGGTATACAAATCGAATTTTCTGACGATGCTATTCGTAGACTCGCCGAAATCGCCTATGACGTGAACCAGGAAACAGATAACATCGGTGCAAGAAGGCTCCATACCATCATGGAGAAACTACTTGAAGATCTATCGTTCGAAGCGCCAGATATATCGATGGGAACCGTTTCAATCACTCCGGGCTATGTCGACGAAAAACTGAAGGCCATCGCAAAAGATAAGGATCTTAGCCAATTTATTCTATAA